One genomic segment of Amycolatopsis sp. WQ 127309 includes these proteins:
- a CDS encoding glycosyltransferase family 39 protein: MGVTTAPAPARRRPVAPIARVPLAVVTALLAVPLVLTANRYGYFGDELYFLAAGRHLAWGYVDQPPLLPLLARTMDALGHTPFVLRIPAMLAVLAGVVLTALIARELGGAAKAQTLAAGTFAVAIQVLASGHYLATSTVDPFLWTLLLWLLVRWLRTRADGLLVWAGVVTALALYTKFLIGGFWLAAGVAILVCGPRELLRRPALWAGAAIAVVALVPTLLWQAAHGWPQLGMGAAISQEVADTWGGRGLFLPEVLLVAGLPVGAVLLCYGLWRLLRSPELRFLGWTAVALTVVFLAVNGRNYYVAGMFPVCWAMAAVALERREPSRRWRWLATWPCYVVAALLAVPGALPVWPRAWLTEHPALPAPVFAFAEIGWPEGARSVATTFAALPGKAHTAVVTESYWEASALDRYGRDLGLPEPASGNRGYATLVVPAADATDVLYVGADPRPLLGHFAGLRPLGEVDTGEAKPSYFAGQPMWLATGRTEPWPTLWPKLTNTHT, translated from the coding sequence ATGGGTGTGACGACCGCGCCCGCACCGGCCCGGCGCCGGCCGGTGGCCCCGATCGCCCGCGTCCCGCTGGCCGTCGTCACCGCGCTGCTCGCCGTCCCGCTGGTGCTGACCGCGAACCGCTACGGCTACTTCGGCGACGAGCTCTACTTCCTCGCCGCGGGCCGGCACCTGGCCTGGGGCTACGTCGACCAGCCGCCGTTGCTGCCGCTGCTCGCCCGGACGATGGACGCGCTCGGCCACACGCCGTTCGTGCTGCGGATCCCGGCGATGCTGGCGGTGCTGGCCGGCGTCGTCCTGACCGCGCTGATCGCCCGCGAACTCGGCGGCGCGGCGAAGGCGCAAACGCTTGCCGCTGGCACTTTCGCCGTGGCGATCCAGGTCCTGGCGAGCGGGCACTACCTCGCGACGTCCACAGTGGACCCGTTCCTCTGGACACTGCTGCTGTGGCTGCTGGTCCGCTGGCTGCGCACCCGCGCCGACGGCCTGCTCGTGTGGGCCGGGGTCGTGACGGCGCTCGCGCTGTACACGAAGTTCCTCATCGGCGGCTTCTGGCTCGCCGCCGGCGTGGCGATCCTGGTGTGCGGCCCGCGGGAACTGCTGCGGCGGCCCGCGTTGTGGGCCGGGGCCGCGATCGCCGTGGTGGCGCTGGTGCCGACGCTGCTCTGGCAGGCGGCGCACGGCTGGCCGCAGCTCGGCATGGGCGCGGCGATCTCCCAGGAGGTCGCGGACACCTGGGGCGGGCGCGGGCTGTTCCTGCCGGAGGTGCTGCTCGTCGCCGGCCTCCCGGTCGGCGCGGTCCTGCTCTGCTACGGCCTGTGGCGGCTCCTGCGCAGCCCCGAACTCCGGTTCCTCGGCTGGACGGCGGTCGCGCTGACCGTGGTGTTCCTGGCCGTGAACGGCCGGAACTACTACGTCGCCGGGATGTTCCCGGTGTGCTGGGCGATGGCCGCGGTCGCGCTGGAACGCCGGGAGCCGTCACGCCGGTGGCGGTGGCTCGCGACGTGGCCGTGTTACGTCGTGGCGGCGCTGCTCGCCGTGCCCGGCGCGCTGCCGGTCTGGCCGCGGGCCTGGCTGACCGAGCACCCGGCGCTGCCGGCGCCGGTGTTCGCGTTCGCGGAGATCGGCTGGCCCGAAGGCGCCCGGTCGGTCGCTACGACGTTCGCCGCGCTGCCCGGCAAGGCGCACACCGCGGTGGTGACCGAGTCGTACTGGGAGGCGAGCGCGCTCGACCGCTACGGCCGTGACCTCGGGCTGCCGGAACCGGCCAGCGGCAACCGCGGGTACGCGACCCTGGTCGTGCCGGCCGCCGACGCGACCGACGTCCTGTACGTCGGGGCCGACCCGCGGCCGTTGCTCGGGCACTTCGCCGGCCTCCGGCCGCTCGGCGAGGTGGACACCGGCGAAGCGAAGCCGAGTTACTTCGCCGGGCAGCCGATGTGGCTGGCGACCGGCCGCACCGAGCCGTGGCCCACGCTGTGGCCGAAGCTGACGAACACACACACGTGA
- a CDS encoding sensor histidine kinase produces MSAGFDWNRPLWPPLTAQEPTGWQPWLSRIERYVPGVLLAIATAITLGVGGHGGRWWATTGVLVAATALWVLGTVVLAPVRLREHPVFALVTFLGVIGLGSALEVRDVTFLIFMIYAFLAAMQVRPTWLAFLALAATSLLINTLGNGGPVRALGDKPGIWITITIVQTAAIGGGGLLSTAVARQNEQRRRTLDELAAAQAENEGLQRQLLSQAREAGMLDERQRLAQEIHDTLAQGFTGIITQLEAAALAKEHPAEWQRHLDSATALARENLTAARRSVRALHPEPLDGATLPDALADVAARWSERTGVPATCTTTGDPRRLHPEIEATVLRITQEALSNVDKHAAAGRVGLTLSYMDDEVTLDVRDDGAGFEPATGDGGFGLPGMRRRVRRLAGTLHVESEPGAGTAISVALPAVPLLPEAPA; encoded by the coding sequence GTGAGCGCCGGGTTCGACTGGAACCGGCCGCTGTGGCCGCCGCTGACCGCGCAGGAGCCGACCGGCTGGCAGCCGTGGCTGAGCCGGATCGAGAGGTACGTCCCCGGCGTCCTGCTCGCGATCGCGACCGCGATCACCCTCGGCGTCGGCGGCCACGGCGGCCGCTGGTGGGCGACCACCGGCGTCCTGGTCGCCGCGACCGCGCTCTGGGTGCTCGGCACGGTCGTCCTCGCGCCGGTGCGGCTGCGCGAGCACCCGGTGTTCGCCCTGGTCACCTTCCTCGGCGTGATCGGACTGGGCAGTGCGCTGGAGGTCCGGGACGTCACGTTCCTCATCTTCATGATCTACGCGTTCCTCGCCGCGATGCAGGTGCGGCCCACCTGGCTCGCCTTCCTCGCGCTGGCGGCGACGTCCCTGCTGATCAACACCCTCGGCAACGGCGGGCCGGTCCGCGCCCTGGGCGACAAGCCGGGCATCTGGATCACGATCACCATCGTGCAGACCGCGGCGATCGGGGGCGGCGGGCTGCTGTCGACGGCCGTCGCCCGGCAGAACGAGCAACGCCGCCGCACCCTGGACGAACTGGCCGCCGCCCAAGCCGAGAACGAAGGCCTGCAACGGCAGCTGCTCAGCCAGGCCCGGGAAGCCGGGATGCTCGACGAGCGGCAGCGGCTCGCCCAGGAGATCCACGACACCCTGGCGCAGGGTTTCACCGGCATCATCACGCAGCTGGAAGCCGCCGCGCTCGCCAAGGAGCACCCCGCGGAGTGGCAGCGGCACCTGGACTCCGCGACCGCGCTCGCCCGGGAGAACCTCACCGCCGCGCGCCGCTCGGTGCGCGCGCTGCACCCCGAACCCCTCGACGGCGCAACGCTTCCCGACGCGCTGGCCGACGTCGCGGCGCGGTGGAGCGAGCGGACCGGCGTGCCCGCGACGTGCACCACCACCGGCGACCCGCGGCGGCTGCACCCGGAGATCGAGGCGACGGTCCTGCGGATCACCCAGGAAGCCCTGTCCAATGTGGACAAGCACGCGGCGGCGGGCCGGGTCGGTCTCACCCTGTCGTACATGGACGACGAGGTGACCTTGGACGTCCGGGACGACGGAGCCGGCTTCGAGCCCGCGACCGGGGACGGCGGGTTCGGGCTGCCGGGCATGCGCCGCCGGGTGCGGCGGCTCGCCGGTACGCTCCACGTCGAGTCCGAGCCCGGCGCCGGGACCGCAATCTCCGTCGCCCTGCCCGCCGTCCCGTTGCTCCCGGAGGCTCCCGCATGA
- a CDS encoding response regulator transcription factor, with the protein MTITVLIADDHPIVRDGLRGILSAEPAHGEEGFEVLGEAADGAEAVTLAERLRPAVVLMDLRMPGTDGVTAISELARLGNPARILVLTTYDTDSDVLPAIEAGATGYLLKDAPREELFRAVRAAARGQAVLSPAVAGRLMGRMRRPAREPLSQRELEVLTLVARGSSNKETAKKLFISEATVKTHLIHVYAKLGVKDRAAAVAVAFERGLLGS; encoded by the coding sequence ATGACGATCACCGTGCTGATCGCCGACGACCACCCGATCGTCCGGGACGGCCTGCGCGGCATCCTGTCCGCGGAACCGGCCCACGGCGAAGAGGGTTTCGAGGTGCTCGGCGAGGCGGCCGACGGCGCCGAAGCCGTCACCCTGGCCGAACGGCTGCGGCCCGCCGTCGTGCTGATGGACCTGCGGATGCCGGGCACCGACGGCGTCACGGCGATCAGCGAGCTCGCGCGGCTGGGGAACCCGGCGCGGATCCTGGTGCTGACGACGTACGACACCGACTCGGACGTCCTGCCGGCGATCGAGGCGGGCGCGACCGGCTACCTGCTCAAGGACGCGCCCCGCGAGGAGCTGTTCCGCGCGGTCCGGGCGGCGGCCCGCGGACAGGCCGTGCTCTCCCCCGCCGTCGCCGGCCGGCTGATGGGGCGGATGCGCCGGCCCGCGCGGGAACCGTTGTCGCAGCGCGAGCTCGAGGTGCTGACGCTGGTCGCGCGCGGCTCGTCGAACAAGGAGACGGCGAAGAAGCTGTTCATCAGCGAAGCGACGGTCAAGACGCACCTGATCCACGTCTACGCGAAGCTCGGGGTCAAGGACCGCGCGGCCGCCGTCGCCGTCGCGTTCGAACGCGGGCTGCTCGGCTCCTAG
- the coaE gene encoding dephospho-CoA kinase has product MLRVGLTGGIGAGKSTVANRLAEHGAVLVDSDKIAREVVEPGTEGLARLVEEFGPEILAADGSLDRPVLAAKAFADDESRRRLNAIVHPLVGARTGELMAAAAPDAIVVHDIPLLVEGGLATAYHLVVVVDAPVEVRVRRLVSARGMAEPDARARIRAQASDEQRRAVADVWLDNGGAEDAVLADVDALWADRLVPFEANVRLRRPRPPVSPKIAGYDLTWPQQAERVLARVRAVSGELARRADHIGSTAVPDLPAKDVLDLQLTVSTLDDADKLTELLSDAGFPRLAGEWGDDAQDGAGTWPKRLHVGADPKRPVNLHVRSVETPAWRLALLFRDFVRAHPAERDDYRDVKLRLADAHAADGTVAAYADEKQDWVNGAFVRAEKWAETTGWTP; this is encoded by the coding sequence ATGTTGCGTGTGGGGTTGACGGGTGGGATCGGGGCCGGCAAGTCGACCGTGGCGAACCGGCTCGCCGAACACGGCGCCGTGCTGGTGGACTCCGACAAGATCGCCCGCGAGGTGGTCGAGCCCGGCACCGAGGGGCTCGCCCGGCTCGTCGAGGAGTTCGGCCCGGAGATCCTGGCCGCCGACGGTTCGCTCGACCGGCCGGTGCTCGCCGCCAAGGCGTTCGCCGACGACGAGTCGCGCCGCCGGCTCAACGCGATCGTGCACCCGCTGGTCGGGGCCCGCACCGGTGAGCTGATGGCCGCCGCCGCGCCGGACGCGATCGTCGTGCACGACATCCCGCTGCTGGTGGAGGGCGGGCTCGCGACGGCGTACCACCTGGTCGTCGTGGTCGACGCGCCCGTCGAGGTGCGGGTCCGGCGGCTGGTGTCGGCGCGCGGGATGGCCGAGCCGGACGCCCGCGCGCGGATCCGGGCGCAGGCGAGCGACGAGCAGCGCCGCGCCGTCGCCGACGTCTGGCTGGACAACGGCGGTGCCGAGGACGCGGTGCTCGCCGACGTCGACGCGCTGTGGGCGGACCGGCTGGTGCCGTTCGAGGCGAACGTCCGGCTGCGCCGGCCGCGGCCCCCGGTGTCGCCGAAGATCGCCGGGTACGACCTCACCTGGCCGCAGCAGGCCGAGCGGGTGCTCGCCCGCGTCCGCGCCGTGAGCGGCGAGCTGGCCCGGCGCGCCGACCACATCGGGTCCACCGCCGTGCCGGACCTGCCGGCCAAGGACGTCCTCGACCTCCAGCTGACCGTGTCCACTTTGGACGACGCCGACAAGCTCACCGAGCTGCTCTCCGACGCCGGTTTCCCGCGCCTGGCCGGGGAGTGGGGCGACGACGCCCAGGACGGCGCCGGCACCTGGCCGAAGCGGCTGCACGTCGGCGCCGACCCGAAACGGCCGGTGAACCTGCACGTCCGGTCCGTCGAGACACCCGCGTGGCGGCTCGCGCTGCTGTTCCGCGACTTCGTGCGCGCGCACCCGGCCGAGCGGGACGACTACCGCGACGTGAAGCTGCGGCTGGCCGACGCGCACGCCGCCGACGGCACCGTCGCCGCCTACGCCGACGAGAAGCAGGACTGGGTCAACGGCGCGTTCGTCCGGGCGGAGAAGTGGGCCGAGACGACCGGCTGGACGCCCTAG
- a CDS encoding OsmC family protein — protein MEHPEPGTVVVTATGDGTYTQQVGTAGHTLLVDEPVSVGGADAGPNPYELLLASLGSCTAITLRMYADRKGIPLDAATIRLRHERIHAEDCEKCETEHGMLSRITREIELAGDLDDDQRAKLMLIADKCPVHRTLSSEIVIETRETGR, from the coding sequence ATGGAGCACCCCGAGCCCGGCACCGTCGTCGTCACCGCGACCGGCGACGGCACCTACACGCAGCAGGTCGGCACGGCGGGGCACACGCTGCTGGTCGACGAGCCGGTGTCCGTCGGCGGCGCCGACGCCGGCCCGAACCCGTACGAGCTGCTGCTCGCGTCGCTGGGGTCGTGCACCGCGATCACGCTGCGGATGTACGCCGACCGCAAGGGCATCCCGCTCGACGCCGCGACGATCCGGCTGCGGCACGAGCGGATCCACGCCGAGGACTGCGAGAAGTGCGAGACCGAGCACGGGATGCTCAGCCGCATCACCCGCGAGATCGAGCTGGCCGGCGACCTCGACGACGACCAGCGCGCCAAGCTCATGCTGATCGCCGACAAGTGCCCGGTGCACCGGACGCTGTCGTCGGAGATCGTGATCGAGACGCGCGAAACGGGCCGCTGA
- a CDS encoding HD domain-containing protein — translation MTDTITVPDTALAREAAELVRDTAGPLLFDHSSRVYLFGALQGRRRGLAFDAELLYVAALFHDLGLVDGHRTDRRFELDGADEARRFLLGHGVDAERARIAWTAIALHTTPGIPEHMEPEVALVTAGVEYDVLGIGYHDLPARDRAAIVAAHPRPDFKRRILAAFTYGIRDRPDTAFGNVKADVLARFVPGFERQDFVTTILDSPWED, via the coding sequence ATGACAGACACCATCACCGTCCCCGACACCGCGCTGGCCCGCGAAGCCGCCGAGCTCGTGCGCGACACCGCCGGTCCGCTCCTGTTCGACCACTCTTCGCGCGTCTACCTGTTCGGCGCGCTGCAGGGCCGGCGCCGTGGCCTCGCCTTCGACGCCGAACTGCTCTACGTCGCGGCCCTGTTCCACGACCTCGGCCTGGTCGACGGCCATCGCACGGACCGCCGCTTCGAGCTCGACGGCGCCGACGAAGCCCGGCGCTTCCTGCTCGGTCACGGCGTCGACGCGGAACGGGCCCGGATCGCCTGGACGGCCATCGCGCTGCACACCACCCCCGGCATCCCCGAGCACATGGAACCGGAGGTCGCGCTGGTCACCGCGGGGGTCGAGTACGACGTCCTCGGCATCGGCTACCACGACCTGCCCGCGCGGGACCGTGCCGCGATCGTCGCCGCGCACCCGCGGCCGGACTTCAAGCGCCGCATCCTTGCCGCGTTCACCTACGGCATCCGTGACCGGCCCGACACGGCGTTCGGGAACGTCAAAGCCGATGTGCTGGCGCGGTTCGTGCCAGGCTTCGAGCGGCAGGACTTCGTCACCACGATCTTGGACTCACCCTGGGAGGACTGA
- a CDS encoding TetR/AcrR family transcriptional regulator — protein MRPVEQGHRERYLDAALSVLFDRGVTALTVRGVAEAAGASTISVYARFGGRDGLLDALYERTFDSLREMLEALPPEGPDGFADLLDLAMAYRRFARESPARYALMFERPIPGFDPDPALRSAVVRTTFGLFIDRVRRISPPDVDARTAAYHLWTAMHGLVGAELMLASRTALPEWFIPPTDEANAEMYRRGVTAMTTGLGLRNH, from the coding sequence ATGCGCCCCGTCGAACAGGGACACCGCGAGCGCTACCTCGACGCGGCGCTGTCGGTGCTGTTCGACCGCGGCGTCACGGCTCTCACGGTGCGGGGCGTGGCCGAGGCGGCCGGCGCGTCGACGATCTCGGTGTACGCCCGCTTCGGCGGCCGCGACGGCCTGCTCGACGCCCTGTACGAGCGCACGTTCGACTCGCTGCGCGAGATGCTGGAGGCGCTGCCGCCGGAGGGTCCCGACGGCTTCGCCGACCTGCTCGACCTGGCGATGGCGTACCGGCGTTTCGCCCGCGAAAGCCCGGCGCGCTACGCGTTGATGTTCGAGCGCCCGATCCCGGGGTTCGACCCCGACCCGGCGTTGCGCTCGGCCGTGGTGCGCACGACGTTCGGCCTGTTCATCGACCGGGTCCGCCGGATCAGCCCACCCGACGTCGACGCCCGGACGGCGGCGTACCACCTGTGGACGGCGATGCACGGCCTGGTCGGCGCGGAGCTGATGCTCGCCTCCCGGACGGCGCTGCCGGAGTGGTTCATCCCGCCGACGGACGAGGCGAACGCGGAGATGTACCGCCGCGGCGTCACAGCGATGACGACCGGCCTGGGCCTGCGCAACCACTGA
- the rpsA gene encoding 30S ribosomal protein S1: protein MTIDTVTAPTAPNAAPQVAINDIGSEEDFLAAIDKTIKYFNDGDIVEGTIVKVDRDEVLLDIGYKTEGVIPSRELSIKHDVDPAEVVTVGDEVEALVLQKEDKEGRLILSKKRAQYERAWGTIEELKEKDEPVKGTVIEVVKGGLILDIGLRGFLPASLVEMRRVRDLQPYVGRELEAKIIELDKNRNNVVLSRRAYLEQTQSEVRSEFLNALAKGQVRKGVVSSIVNFGAFVDLGGVDGLVHVSELSWKHIDHPSEVVEVGQEVTVEVLDVDMDRERVSLSLKATQEDPWRQFARTHAIGQIVPGKVTKLVPFGAFVRVEEGIEGLVHISELAERHVEIPEQVVQVNGDVMVKVIDIDLERRRISLSLKQANEGVTPDTEFDPTQYGMAAEYDPEGNYIYPEGFDPDTQEWQEGFDKQREEWERQYAEAHTRYEAHMKQVVKAVEADAEAAADAATGIEGGAESYTSSGSTSTDTKSSGGTLASDEQLAALREKLSGGA, encoded by the coding sequence ATGACCATCGACACCGTCACCGCCCCGACCGCCCCGAACGCGGCCCCTCAGGTCGCCATCAACGACATCGGGTCGGAGGAAGACTTCCTCGCGGCTATCGACAAGACGATCAAGTACTTCAACGATGGCGACATCGTCGAAGGCACCATCGTCAAGGTCGACCGCGACGAGGTCCTGCTCGACATCGGCTACAAGACCGAGGGCGTCATCCCCTCGCGTGAGCTCTCCATCAAGCACGATGTCGACCCGGCTGAGGTTGTCACCGTCGGCGATGAGGTCGAAGCCCTTGTCCTCCAGAAGGAGGACAAGGAAGGCCGTCTGATCCTGTCCAAGAAGCGCGCGCAGTACGAGCGCGCCTGGGGCACGATCGAGGAGCTCAAGGAGAAGGACGAGCCCGTCAAGGGCACCGTCATCGAGGTCGTCAAGGGCGGCCTCATCCTGGACATCGGCCTGCGCGGCTTCCTGCCCGCGTCGCTGGTCGAGATGCGCCGCGTCCGCGACCTGCAGCCCTACGTGGGCCGCGAGCTCGAGGCGAAGATCATCGAGCTGGACAAGAACCGCAACAACGTGGTCCTGTCCCGCCGCGCCTACCTCGAGCAGACCCAGTCCGAGGTGCGCAGCGAGTTCCTCAACGCGCTCGCCAAGGGCCAGGTCCGCAAGGGCGTCGTGTCGTCCATCGTCAACTTCGGTGCCTTCGTGGACCTGGGTGGCGTCGACGGCCTGGTGCACGTTTCCGAGCTGTCCTGGAAGCACATCGACCACCCGTCCGAGGTCGTCGAGGTCGGCCAGGAGGTCACGGTCGAGGTCCTGGACGTCGACATGGACCGCGAGCGCGTCTCGCTGTCGCTGAAGGCGACCCAGGAAGACCCGTGGCGCCAGTTCGCCCGCACCCACGCGATCGGTCAGATCGTGCCGGGCAAGGTCACGAAGCTGGTTCCGTTCGGTGCGTTCGTGCGCGTCGAAGAGGGCATCGAGGGCCTGGTCCACATCTCCGAGCTGGCCGAGCGCCACGTGGAGATCCCGGAGCAGGTCGTCCAGGTCAACGGCGACGTCATGGTCAAGGTCATCGACATCGACCTCGAGCGCCGTCGCATCTCGCTGTCGCTGAAGCAGGCGAACGAGGGTGTCACGCCGGACACCGAGTTCGACCCGACCCAGTACGGCATGGCCGCCGAGTACGACCCCGAGGGCAACTACATCTACCCCGAGGGCTTCGACCCGGACACCCAGGAGTGGCAGGAAGGCTTCGACAAGCAGCGTGAGGAGTGGGAGCGTCAGTACGCCGAGGCCCACACTCGTTACGAGGCCCACATGAAGCAGGTCGTGAAGGCCGTCGAGGCCGACGCGGAAGCCGCCGCCGACGCGGCGACCGGCATCGAGGGTGGCGCGGAAAGCTACACCTCGTCGGGTTCGACCTCGACCGACACGAAGAGCAGCGGTGGCACCCTCGCCTCCGACGAGCAGCTCGCGGCTCTCCGCGAGAAGCTCTCCGGCGGTGCGTGA
- a CDS encoding class I SAM-dependent methyltransferase, producing MPPNEPAAPGRHDAAEHRLGTTAVAYREVGGPEAAAANLAWWDADADDYQAEHGGFLGDADFVWCPEGVREDEARLLGDVRGKRVLEVGCGQAACARWLRAQGADAVATDLSAGMLRHAQAGNARTGVAVPLVQANAEYLPLASGSFDAACSAFGAIPFVASVDAVFAEVHRVLRPGAPWVFSVTHPMRWIFPDDPGPQGLTVTQPYFDRTPYVEVDDDGTATYVEYHHTLGDYVRALAAAGFTLTDLVEPEWPAGHTRPWGQWSPLRGRLFPGTAIFRTHRS from the coding sequence ATGCCACCGAACGAGCCCGCCGCGCCGGGGCGCCACGACGCCGCCGAGCACCGGCTGGGCACGACCGCCGTCGCCTACCGCGAGGTCGGCGGGCCGGAGGCCGCGGCCGCGAACCTCGCCTGGTGGGACGCCGACGCCGACGACTACCAGGCCGAGCACGGCGGGTTCCTCGGCGACGCCGACTTCGTCTGGTGCCCGGAGGGCGTGCGGGAAGACGAGGCGCGGCTGCTCGGCGACGTCCGCGGCAAGCGCGTGCTGGAGGTCGGCTGCGGCCAGGCCGCGTGCGCGCGCTGGCTGCGCGCCCAGGGCGCCGACGCCGTGGCGACCGACCTGTCCGCCGGCATGCTGCGCCACGCGCAGGCCGGCAACGCGCGCACCGGCGTCGCCGTGCCGCTCGTGCAGGCCAACGCCGAGTACCTGCCGCTCGCCTCCGGCAGCTTCGACGCGGCCTGCTCGGCGTTCGGCGCGATCCCGTTCGTGGCGTCGGTGGACGCGGTGTTCGCCGAGGTCCACCGGGTGCTGCGGCCCGGCGCGCCGTGGGTGTTCTCGGTGACGCACCCGATGCGGTGGATCTTCCCGGACGACCCGGGCCCGCAGGGGCTCACCGTCACCCAGCCGTACTTCGACCGCACGCCCTACGTCGAGGTCGACGACGACGGCACCGCCACCTACGTCGAGTACCACCACACCCTCGGCGACTACGTGCGCGCGCTGGCCGCCGCCGGGTTCACCCTCACCGACCTGGTCGAGCCGGAGTGGCCGGCGGGGCACACGCGGCCGTGGGGCCAGTGGAGCCCGCTGCGCGGCCGGCTGTTCCCGGGCACCGCGATCTTCCGCACGCACCGCTCGTGA
- a CDS encoding GNAT family N-acetyltransferase, whose protein sequence is MTSLEDQQNARFAALDPQLPPIAAPPMTSEPLLVTVGGRKAGGLLTHAVHAPASWPALWGPAQIHELTAVPGETGAAGLAALLGAWRERLRGAGSGPDSGCMLTWPSRDDEASAVLLAHGFAPMTCLAVRPVEPPPDPGPARVRVRRAGSGDVEALTELRLAEWRYTSLVGTAVPRPDARARLRAEVVRAQRFSGLAWLAEDEGVPAGMAACALTSPAPGDSIHGRLLPGLWGYVDTLSVAPAARDGGVGRALMAAAHRTLLSYEVRGTFLFYHPANPLSPVFWHRQGYRPLWTMWIRRPAWS, encoded by the coding sequence GTGACGTCCCTCGAAGACCAGCAGAACGCGCGGTTCGCCGCGCTCGACCCGCAGCTGCCGCCGATCGCGGCCCCGCCCATGACGAGCGAGCCGCTGCTGGTGACCGTGGGCGGCCGGAAGGCGGGCGGCCTGCTGACGCACGCCGTGCACGCGCCGGCGTCGTGGCCCGCGCTGTGGGGCCCGGCGCAGATCCACGAGCTGACCGCGGTGCCGGGCGAGACCGGCGCGGCGGGTCTCGCGGCGCTGCTGGGCGCGTGGCGCGAGCGGCTGCGCGGGGCGGGCAGCGGGCCGGACTCGGGCTGCATGCTGACCTGGCCGAGCCGGGACGACGAGGCGTCCGCCGTCCTGCTGGCGCACGGCTTCGCGCCGATGACCTGCCTGGCCGTCCGGCCCGTCGAGCCGCCGCCGGACCCGGGCCCGGCGCGGGTGCGCGTCCGGCGGGCCGGCAGCGGCGACGTCGAGGCGCTCACCGAGCTGCGGCTGGCCGAGTGGCGGTACACGTCGCTGGTCGGCACCGCCGTGCCGCGGCCGGACGCGCGGGCCCGGCTGCGCGCGGAGGTCGTCCGGGCGCAGCGGTTCAGCGGCCTGGCCTGGCTGGCCGAGGACGAGGGCGTGCCGGCCGGGATGGCCGCCTGCGCCCTGACCTCGCCGGCGCCGGGCGACAGCATCCACGGCCGGCTGCTCCCGGGGCTCTGGGGGTACGTCGACACGCTGTCGGTGGCGCCCGCGGCGCGCGACGGCGGCGTCGGCCGGGCGCTGATGGCGGCGGCCCATCGCACCCTGCTCTCGTACGAGGTGCGCGGTACCTTTCTCTTCTACCACCCGGCGAACCCGCTCTCCCCGGTGTTCTGGCACCGGCAGGGTTATCGTCCACTGTGGACGATGTGGATCCGGCGACCGGCCTGGTCCTGA
- a CDS encoding GNAT family N-acetyltransferase translates to MDIAEPLLAAHKARFAAVDALLPPAAPPAEGLRLDAATADGTQVTGVLQRHRLGPGDAATLWSAADTWQLFPYLGDTGTEGADLLLRALKGQLESEATGADSACVVVWPSRDAEAIRAFLDHGLVPLGALGVRTAPPAAPDPSAAVRRAGPADFAVALELATATFDYTGLVAAPRRANTADLLAPALREALDAEEPLVWLAGDDGEVRAMAHCAWVEATPGGAAAELLPPGRWGYVNNVVTAPGERGGGVGRALMARVHRELHAGGATGTYLYYNPTNPLASVFWHRQGYRPLWTTWEVRPAAALR, encoded by the coding sequence ATGGACATCGCCGAGCCGCTGCTCGCTGCCCACAAGGCACGCTTCGCGGCCGTCGACGCGCTGCTGCCGCCCGCCGCGCCGCCCGCCGAGGGCCTGCGGCTGGACGCGGCGACGGCGGACGGCACCCAGGTCACCGGCGTGCTGCAGCGGCACCGGCTGGGCCCCGGCGACGCGGCGACGCTGTGGTCGGCCGCCGACACCTGGCAGCTGTTCCCCTACCTGGGCGACACCGGCACCGAGGGCGCCGACCTGCTCCTGCGCGCGCTGAAGGGGCAGCTCGAGAGCGAGGCCACCGGCGCCGACTCGGCGTGCGTCGTCGTCTGGCCCAGCCGGGACGCCGAGGCGATCCGCGCCTTCCTCGACCACGGCCTGGTCCCGCTCGGCGCGCTGGGCGTGCGGACCGCTCCCCCGGCCGCGCCGGACCCCTCGGCGGCCGTCCGCCGGGCCGGGCCCGCCGACTTCGCCGTGGCGCTGGAGCTGGCGACGGCGACGTTCGACTACACCGGCCTGGTCGCCGCACCCCGCCGCGCGAACACCGCCGATCTGCTGGCGCCCGCCCTGCGCGAGGCCCTCGACGCCGAAGAACCGCTGGTCTGGCTGGCCGGGGACGACGGCGAGGTGCGCGCGATGGCGCACTGCGCGTGGGTCGAGGCGACCCCCGGCGGCGCGGCGGCCGAGCTGCTCCCGCCGGGGCGCTGGGGCTACGTGAACAACGTCGTGACCGCGCCCGGCGAGCGGGGCGGCGGCGTCGGCCGGGCGCTGATGGCCCGCGTCCACCGGGAGCTGCACGCGGGCGGCGCGACCGGCACGTACCTCTACTACAACCCGACCAACCCGCTGGCCTCGGTGTTCTGGCACCGGCAGGGCTATCGTCCACTGTGGACGACGTGGGAGGTGCGGCCGGCGGCCGCGCTGCGGTGA